The Ramlibacter sp. PS4R-6 nucleotide sequence CGCCGGCAGGCCGAAGGCGGCGAGCAGGCGCCGCGCCGACTGGTTGCCCACACCCGGCAGCGCGAGACGCAGCCAGCCGGCCAGCTCCTCGCGGTCCATGGGATGCGGTCGTTCAGCGCGGGCTGGCGACGCGGTCGCCGATCTGCACCGTGTCGTTGATCTCGAGGATCAGCGCGTACGAGAGCTTCTCGAAGGGGCGGAACACCATCAGCAGGCCGTTGCGCTCGTCGGGCAGCTTCATGTTCGCGACCTGGCCCGACTGCGTGCGGTCCACCCGGCGCTCGCCGGTCTTCAGGATGGCCAGCACGGTGCCGGTGTCGACGCCGTCGGCCGTGCCCTTGTCGATCATCACCACCTGGTTCTGGCCCGCCAGCGACACGGCGTCGCCGTACACGGACACGATGGTGCCGCCCATCGGGCCCGCCGGTGCGTGCGGCACGTAGCTGGTGAACTGGCGCGGCGGCTCGGGCAGCAGGCGGTCGCCCACGCGCATCTCCTCCTTGGCGGAGACGATGTCGATGGTGGCCGGGATCACGGTGTTGCCGCCGGTCCACTGCGACCAGAAGGGCGACGACGCCTCGGGCTGCGAGCCTTCGCTGCGAACCAGCTGCGCCTTGCCGACGTACTGGGCCTCGAAGCCCAGCACTTGCTTCGTCTCGGGGTGCTTGATGGCGCGCGCGTTGCGGAACACGCGCCAGTCCTCGCTGCGGCCCGCGACCTTCATGACCATGGGCGTGGTGGACAGGCCGCGTGCGTAGGCGCGGTCGCCGCGCGTGATGAGCACGCGCATCTCGGGCACTGCCACGATGCGCGGGGCTGCGAGCAACTCGGCGTCGCCGACGACGAGCGGCTCGGCCAGGAAGGGCTCGATCAGGTTCGGCTGCAGCGTGGGCACGGCGCTGGTGTCGGCCAGCGGGTTGATGCGCACGCGCGGCGAGACCTTCACCGTCTCCAGCGCCGGGTCGGCGCCGGCGTCGCCGCCGCGCACGCGCAGGCGCGCGCGGCCGTCCAACTTTTCCAGAATGAGCTGCTGGCCGGGGTAGATCAAGTGGGGGTTCTTGACCTCCTCCATGTTCATGCCCCACAGCTCGGGCCAGCGCCACGGGCTCTTGAGGAAGATGCCGGAGATGGCCCACAGCGTGTCGCCGCGCTTGACCGTGTACTGGTCCGGCGCGTCGGGCGCCAGCTCCGACAGCGGCACGCCCGACGTGGCCACCGCCTGCGCCGTCGAGCGCTGGTCCGTGGTGATCGGGAAGCGCGACTGCGCGGTCGCGGCGCCGGCCGCGAGCAGCGCGGCGAGCCCGGCGCACGCGAGCGCGACGGCGGGCAGGCGGGGACGTTGGACAGGCTTCAGCGGGGTGCGGTGTTGCATCGGCTGCGCGGCCGCCGGCTTGCGCAGGCGGTCGAAAGTCTTGACAAAGTACTGATGATTCTGCGCCCAAGCCCTTGATACGGCAACGTTTATGCCCACCGTGTCCAGCCTTGGGCGCCAAAAGTAGCGAAAATAGCGACACAAAATTGCGACAGCCATGGCCCTGCTTCCCATCCTGACCTATCCCGATCCGCGCCTGCACACGGTCGCCAAGCCCGTGGCCGCGGTCGACGCCCGCATCCGCCAGCTGGTGGCGGACATGCTGGACACCATGTACGACGCCAACGGCATCGGCCTGGCCGCCACCCAGGTGGACGTGCACGAGCGGGTGATCGTGATCGACGTGTCGGAAGAGCGCAACCAGCCGCTGGTGGTCATCAACCCCGAGATCACCTGGGCCAGCGAGGAGACGCAGGTCAACGACGAAGGGTGCCTGTCGGTGCCCGGCATCTACGACGGCGTGGAGCGCCCGTCACGCGTGAAGGTGGCGGCGCTGGACACCGACGGCAAGTTGCGCACCATCGAGGCCGAGGGCCTGCTTGCCGTGTGCATCCAGCACGAGATGGACCACCTGCGCGGCAAGGTGTTCGTCGAGTACCTGTCGCCGCTCAAGCGCAACCGGATCAAGACCAAGATGCTCAAGGCGCAGCGCGACGCCGAGCGCGCCTGAACCCACCGCCACCCGGAGACTCTTCGATGCAGTACCTGAAGATCGCCAGCGCCGCCTTCGCGGCCGCCCTGCTGTCCGCCTGCGCCGTCTTCGGCGCGCGCGAAATCCCGCCCGGCACGCCCAAGGACCAGGTGATCGCCAAGGCCGGGCGTCCCACGCGCATCGTGCCGCTGCCCGGCGGCGGCGAGCGGCTGCAGTACTCGCTGCAGCCCGCGGGCCAGCAGGCCTGGATGGTCGACCTCGACGCCTCGGGGCGCGCGGTGCGCGTGTACCAGGCGCTGACCGACCCCAATTTCAACCGCATCCAGGTGGGCTGGACGGCCGCCGACATCGAACGCGAATTCGGCCCGCCCGGCAAGATCGACCGCGTCTCCAGCTTCCGCGGCGTCGTCTGGGAATACCGCTGGCAGGACGTCATGGGCGGGAACATGTTCTACTGGGTCTACGTGGACCCGAACGGCATCGTGCAGCGCGCCCACCCCGGGATGGAATGGATCAACGCCCCGGACTTCACCCGCCGATAGGACCCCGATCTTCGACAACCTGCGCGTCATCTTCGCCGGCACCCCCGAATTCGCGCGGGTCGCCCTCCAGCGGCTGCACGCCGCGCGCTTTCCCATCCCGCTGGTGCTGACGCAGCCGGACCGGCCCGCGGGCCGCGGCATGAAGCTGCAGCCCTCGCCG carries:
- the def gene encoding peptide deformylase — encoded protein: MALLPILTYPDPRLHTVAKPVAAVDARIRQLVADMLDTMYDANGIGLAATQVDVHERVIVIDVSEERNQPLVVINPEITWASEETQVNDEGCLSVPGIYDGVERPSRVKVAALDTDGKLRTIEAEGLLAVCIQHEMDHLRGKVFVEYLSPLKRNRIKTKMLKAQRDAERA
- a CDS encoding LysM peptidoglycan-binding domain-containing protein, with amino-acid sequence MQHRTPLKPVQRPRLPAVALACAGLAALLAAGAATAQSRFPITTDQRSTAQAVATSGVPLSELAPDAPDQYTVKRGDTLWAISGIFLKSPWRWPELWGMNMEEVKNPHLIYPGQQLILEKLDGRARLRVRGGDAGADPALETVKVSPRVRINPLADTSAVPTLQPNLIEPFLAEPLVVGDAELLAAPRIVAVPEMRVLITRGDRAYARGLSTTPMVMKVAGRSEDWRVFRNARAIKHPETKQVLGFEAQYVGKAQLVRSEGSQPEASSPFWSQWTGGNTVIPATIDIVSAKEEMRVGDRLLPEPPRQFTSYVPHAPAGPMGGTIVSVYGDAVSLAGQNQVVMIDKGTADGVDTGTVLAILKTGERRVDRTQSGQVANMKLPDERNGLLMVFRPFEKLSYALILEINDTVQIGDRVASPR